From the Candidatus Poseidoniia archaeon genome, the window TGTCCAAGATTTTTGACGAAGCTGGGTACGACTCTAACAATTTGTCAATCCGTGAGACAAGTCATTTGGCATCTCTTATAAGTAAAGAATACGGAATCGAATTTGTAAGGATGGAAATGGGCATTCCCAACATTCCTGCTCCTGATATCGCAAGGGAGGCTGAGAAGAAGGCTATAGATGACGGTTTACAAGGTACGTATCCGCCATTTGATGGAATCCCACAATTAAAAAAAGCTGGAAGCGATTTTGTCAAGGCATTTTTGGATTTGGATGTGAAGCCCGAACATGTAGTGCCTACAAGTGGATCATTGCAAGGTGGATACATCTCTCAAGCACTCGCGGGAAATATGCATCCGGGAAAGAATACTATATTATATCTTGACCCAACCTTTCCAGTAAGTAGGTATCAGGCCCGGTTTCTCGGATTGGAAAGTGATGGAATTGAAATGTATGATAATCGAGGATCTGAACTAGTGAATGCGGTAGAAAAACGAATTTCTAAGGGAGATATTGGGGGAATTCTATGGTCATCACCAAACAATCCCAGCTGGTCTTGTTTAACGAAAGAAGAATTAAAAGAAATAGCCAGAATATGTGACGATAATCAGATACTGGCAATTGAGGACCTCGCGTATTTAGGAATGGATTTCAGAAAGGACTATTCTGTACCGTACTCAGAACCATACATACCTTCGATTGGCAAATTCGGTACCAACTGGATCACGTTAATCTCAGCGTCCAAGGCTTTCTCATTACCTGGGTCAAGATGTGCGATCGCAGTCATCTCCCCTGAGCTTACCGAACAGGAATTCGAGGGTTTGAAAAGGTTTTGTGGAAGAAACCGATTCGGCCACGCGTTTTCCCTTGGGGGCTTGTACGTAACGACCGCGGGAACTAGTCACACTGCACAATATGCCCTATCAAAAATGCTTGAAAGTGCGACCAAAGGTGATTTCAATTTTATAGACACTACTAGAATTTATGGAGAAAGGGCAAGCCATGTCAGAAAAATATTCCTGAAATACGGTTTTAAACAAGTTTATGATAAGGATATGGATGAACCGGTAGGAGACGGGTTCTATCTTACAATGTCCTATCCTGGCTATGACGGGAATAACCTGATGATAGAATTGTTGAAGTATGGAATTTCCACAATTACTCTAAAATCGACCGGTTCAAATAGGCACGAAGGGTTGAGAATCTGCATATCTTTTGTGGACTCCGAAGACATCCCTGTTTTAGAAGATAGATTGCAAAAATTCATGGAGAACAACAATTGAAATTAAACGACATTACCCAGGTAATCTTACATGACTGAGTTTTTCAAGCCTGAATTTAAACAGTACCTTCGGTCAGGTTGTTTTGTCGATAGTGATGCTCCTGCAGTAGTTGAATTTGCTCAGGCGGTGAGCTCTGGATCGGCGGAAAAGAGAGAGAAAGCAGTCAGTATCTACTACGCTGTGCGAGATACAATTCGCTACGACCCATACAACATCGATTTAGCTCCTGAAGCTCTGACTGCCAGTTCTGTTCTGGCTAAGGGCAGAGGATTCTGCATAGTAAAAGCTAACCTACTGGCTGCCGCTGCAAGGGTGGTAGGTATCCCCAGTCGCCTCGGATATGCTAACGTACGCAACCACCTAACCACAGAGCGCCTTAACCAGTACATGAGGAGCGATGTTTTCGCCTTTCACGGTTTCACAGAACTTTACCTTGAGGGGCGCTGGGTGAAGGCAACGCCTGCCTTCAACCTCTCCCTCTGCCAGCGTTTTGACGTCAAGCCTCTGGAATTTGACGGACAGAACGATTCCATATTTCATGAATACGATTCTCAGGGTCAACGCCATATGGAATACTTGCAGGATCTAGGTCACTATGCCGACTTACCCCGAAAACTGATGATTGCTACATTCCGAAAACATTATCCTCATCTCTACGATGGAACCGCCACCACACTCGATGGTGATTTTGAAGCAGATGCCTCTTTATCTTGAGGTCAAACTGAGATACCCTACAGCCTTTAATGTGATTCTAGCTAGGTAATCATGGAGAAAGTAATTACAGAGTCATTTTTTGATGGGCAGGTGGTTCGGTTTGTCCTGAATGCGCCTAAAATCAACGTACTGGATGCCGAGATGATGGCAGAATTACAGTCGGGATTGGGAACTATGGGTCACGACGTTAAGCTGATACAGTTTATGGGAGCTGAAGATAATTTCAGTTATGGCGCATCAGTACCAGAACACACCAAAGAAAATGCTCAGGAAATGTTGATCCAGTTCCATGGACTTTTCAAAACTCTAATGCGCCTGTCGGTCCCTACAATGGCAATGGTGTCGGGACAATGTCTTGGTGGTGGAATGGAACTGGCTATTTCGTGTAACTTCCTTTTCCTAGACGAAACTGCAAGATTGGGCCAACCCGAAATTGTGTTGGGAGTATTCGCACCTCCGGCATCCTTGATTCTGCCAATGAAGGTTGGTCAGGCCAAAGCCGATGAATTGCTTCTTTCCGGCAGGAGCATGAAACCTAATGAGGTTATGTCTTCCGGTTTGGGGACGCAGCTTTTTGAGAGCCAACAATCAATGATAGATGGTGCCAATAACTGGGTCGAAAAACACATCTTGGGAAAGAGTGCATCATCTCTGCGTTTTGCCAGCCGCGCAGCACGGACGGCATTTAACGAAAACTTATCTGTGAGTCTGGACAAACTTGCTGAGACATACACAACCAAATTAATGGAAACTCACGATGCTAATGAAGGTATAGAAGCTTTTTTGGAGAAACGGAAGCCGAAGTGGACAAATAGTTGATAGATAGAATCATCCATTTTGGAATAATAAATTGGTGCAAGGATTATGAAGGCTTACAACCATGATCCATTGTGAGCTTCGAATCTGTGTGGGTTGCCGCATGTGCGAGGTTGCTTGCAGCTCGTTTCACTTTGGCAGTGTCACCCGGGCTATGTCCCGCATTCGTGTCGCCAAGCTGGAAAGTGTAGGTTTGGAGATGGCCATTGCCTGCCTCAGTTGCTTGGAGAAACCCTGTTTAGAGTGCCCCACTACGGCATTGTCTGTAGGCGACAAAGGCGAAATAATTCTGGATGAAGATTTATGCACGTCCTGCCAAATCTGTGTGGATGCATGCCCGGTGGGTGCTATCGGATTTTACGATCACTTGCCTCTTTATTGTGATCTGTGTGATGGTGCCACTTCCTGCGTGACCGCCTGCCCCAGCGGCGCTCTCTCATACATCGAAGATCACCGGGACAGTAGTCTGGTATCCTTCCTCCAGACTGATGGAAATCCCAATCAGAAACGTGCGAATTACGTTTCCGTGCAGGGTGAACCAATCCGCGAAGAATGGAAGGATGGCTTGAGGGTAGATTCGTGAGTATCTGCCGAGGAACAAGTCTGCGAGTGGATCTGACTTACGGCAAGGTCGAAAAAAGTCAAACACCAGATAATGGAATTGGAGGGCGAACATGGAACAGTATCACACTAATGAATGAATTAAAGCCCGGGATAGATCCACTGGGGCCAGAGAATATTCTTTGTATTGCAGTGGGACCACTTACAGGAAGCGAATTGATCGGAACCTGCCGATTTATCGCCAGCGCCAAGAGTCCACTTACGGGGATTCTAGGAGATTCGGGAGCCAGAGGATTTTTCGCCCCGGAGCTACGGTGGGCCGGTTATCAACAAATTGTTTTCACAGGAGCTTCAGACAGGTGGACTTATCTTTTTATCGACGATGACAAAGTAGAACTCCGTGACGCTTCACACTTGGTGGGCCTGGACATCACAGAGACAACCGTCCAGCTTCAAGATGAACTTCACGATCCTGATCTCCAGGTTGCCGCCATTGGTCCCGCCGGAGAGAACCTAGTTCGATACTCAATAATTTCCTGCAATCTCGCTCGGGCTGCCGGTCGGACAGGAATGGGGGCAGTTATGGGGTCGAAGAAACTCAAAGCTATTGTTGTCCGGGGTAGTAAGCCAGTAACAGCCGTAGATCCAAAACGGTTCAAGAATACATGCGAACAGTTCAAACAGAGGATTGAAGAGA encodes:
- a CDS encoding pyridoxal phosphate-dependent aminotransferase, with amino-acid sequence MTKSVPIPEGTLSKIFDEAGYDSNNLSIRETSHLASLISKEYGIEFVRMEMGIPNIPAPDIAREAEKKAIDDGLQGTYPPFDGIPQLKKAGSDFVKAFLDLDVKPEHVVPTSGSLQGGYISQALAGNMHPGKNTILYLDPTFPVSRYQARFLGLESDGIEMYDNRGSELVNAVEKRISKGDIGGILWSSPNNPSWSCLTKEELKEIARICDDNQILAIEDLAYLGMDFRKDYSVPYSEPYIPSIGKFGTNWITLISASKAFSLPGSRCAIAVISPELTEQEFEGLKRFCGRNRFGHAFSLGGLYVTTAGTSHTAQYALSKMLESATKGDFNFIDTTRIYGERASHVRKIFLKYGFKQVYDKDMDEPVGDGFYLTMSYPGYDGNNLMIELLKYGISTITLKSTGSNRHEGLRICISFVDSEDIPVLEDRLQKFMENNN
- a CDS encoding transglutaminase family protein, which encodes MTEFFKPEFKQYLRSGCFVDSDAPAVVEFAQAVSSGSAEKREKAVSIYYAVRDTIRYDPYNIDLAPEALTASSVLAKGRGFCIVKANLLAAAARVVGIPSRLGYANVRNHLTTERLNQYMRSDVFAFHGFTELYLEGRWVKATPAFNLSLCQRFDVKPLEFDGQNDSIFHEYDSQGQRHMEYLQDLGHYADLPRKLMIATFRKHYPHLYDGTATTLDGDFEADASLS
- a CDS encoding enoyl-CoA hydratase-related protein gives rise to the protein MEKVITESFFDGQVVRFVLNAPKINVLDAEMMAELQSGLGTMGHDVKLIQFMGAEDNFSYGASVPEHTKENAQEMLIQFHGLFKTLMRLSVPTMAMVSGQCLGGGMELAISCNFLFLDETARLGQPEIVLGVFAPPASLILPMKVGQAKADELLLSGRSMKPNEVMSSGLGTQLFESQQSMIDGANNWVEKHILGKSASSLRFASRAARTAFNENLSVSLDKLAETYTTKLMETHDANEGIEAFLEKRKPKWTNS